The Stratiformator vulcanicus genome has a segment encoding these proteins:
- a CDS encoding VWA domain-containing protein yields the protein MPDFEYSRFDGSEEFQPQSADQVFDQISEYMLDYGESVLDQLEDLAEEHPELIEALLKQGNIEQDENGQFVITPKGLRRVENKALEELFDVTRKDKLGKHETEFRGAGETIHEESKPYEFGDPVSNLDMHETLKNALYRQGGGSPIGIAEDDFVVHDTEYQTSCATVVLVDMSGSMMRYGKYGAAKKVALAMQSLVRGKYQGDFLQFVGFYTYASPMTERELMNSAPKPVSIYDPRVRLRISLDNPPAFVPQHFTNIQAGLQFARRILSRQAAPNKQIITITDGEPTAHIEGRDVVLIYPPDEKTAGMTLQEVKKCATDGIHLSSFALVEDYFYLGLVNFVEKMAQVSGGVSAYCNASDLGNMVIESFKNGRKTRRAM from the coding sequence ATGCCCGACTTTGAATACTCCCGCTTCGACGGCTCCGAGGAATTCCAGCCGCAGAGTGCCGATCAGGTCTTCGACCAGATCAGCGAGTACATGCTCGATTACGGCGAGTCGGTCCTCGACCAGCTTGAGGATCTCGCCGAAGAGCATCCCGAATTAATCGAGGCGTTGCTCAAGCAGGGGAATATCGAGCAGGACGAGAACGGGCAGTTCGTCATCACTCCGAAGGGGCTGCGGCGCGTCGAGAACAAAGCACTGGAAGAGCTGTTCGACGTCACCCGCAAGGACAAACTCGGTAAGCACGAGACCGAGTTCCGCGGGGCAGGGGAGACGATTCACGAGGAGTCGAAGCCGTACGAGTTCGGCGATCCGGTTTCGAACCTCGACATGCACGAAACGCTGAAGAACGCACTGTATCGGCAAGGGGGCGGCAGCCCGATCGGGATCGCCGAGGACGACTTCGTCGTCCATGACACCGAATATCAGACGAGCTGCGCAACGGTGGTGCTCGTCGATATGTCGGGCAGCATGATGCGGTACGGCAAATACGGAGCGGCGAAAAAGGTCGCGCTGGCGATGCAGTCGCTCGTGCGGGGCAAATATCAGGGGGACTTCCTGCAGTTTGTCGGCTTCTACACGTACGCCTCACCGATGACCGAACGGGAGCTGATGAACTCGGCCCCCAAACCCGTCAGTATTTATGACCCGCGGGTTCGGCTGCGGATCAGCCTCGACAACCCGCCCGCCTTCGTCCCGCAGCATTTCACCAATATTCAGGCCGGCCTGCAGTTCGCGCGGCGGATTCTCTCGCGGCAGGCGGCGCCGAATAAGCAAATCATCACGATCACCGATGGCGAACCGACCGCTCACATTGAGGGGCGAGACGTCGTGCTGATCTACCCGCCGGACGAAAAGACGGCCGGGATGACGCTCCAGGAAGTCAAGAAATGTGCGACCGACGGAATTCACCTTTCGAGCTTCGCGCTGGTCGAAGATTACTTCTATCTCGGCCTTGTGAATTTTGTGGAGAAGATGGCGCAAGTCTCTGGCGGGGTTTCTGCTTACTGCAATGCGTCTGACCTCGGAAACATGGTGATCGAGAGCTTCAAAAACGGCCGAAAAACTCGCCGGGCGATGTGA